A segment of the Streptomyces pactum genome:
GCCCTCGCCCGGATGCTGCGCCGCCGCACCGGCCTCGGCCTGCACGACCTCGGCCCGCTGCGCGCCGCCCGCCGCGAGCCGCTGCTCGGTCTCGGCCTCACCGACCGGCGCAGCGGCTACCCGCTCCAGATGGTGGTGCGCGCCGCCGACGCGGGCTGGCGGATCACCGAGCACGACGTCCCCTACCTGCCCCGCACGGGCGCCTCGAAGGTGACCGGGACCTGGCGCGGCACCTGGCACGCGGTACGGGACATGCGCCGCGTCCTCGCCGAAGCGCCGGCCGTCTCCGAAGGGAGCCCCAGGTGAGTACGACCACCCTCCTCGTCATCGCCAAGGAGCCACGCCCCGGCCGGGTCAAGACCCGGCTCACCCCGCCCTTCACCCGGGTGGAGGCCGCCGAGCTCGCCGAGGCCGCCCTCGCCGACACGCTGCGGGCCGTGGCCGCGACGCCCGCGCGGCGCCGCGTCCTGGTGCTCGACGGCGCCCCCGGCCCCTGGCTGCCGCCCGGCTTCGACGTCGTACCGCAGTGCGCGGGCGGTCTCGACGAACGGCTCGCGGACGCCTTCGCCGGGTGTCCGGGGCCGGCCCTGCTGATCGGGATGGACACCCCGCAGGTGACGCCGGAGCTGCTCACCGTGGACTTCGCCGACTGCGACGCCTGCTTCGGCCCGGCCGAGGACGGCGGCTTCTGGGCGCTGGGCCTGGTTCGCCCCGACCCCGCGCTGGTGCGGGGCGTGCCCATGTCGACGCCGGTGACGGGGGCCGCACAGCGGGCGCGGCTCCTCGCGGCGGGGCTGCGGGTGCGCGACCTGCCGCGCCTGCGCGACGTCGACACCGCCGCCGACGCGTCGGCCGTCGCCGCCCTGGCCCCGCAGGGCCGCTTCGCCACCCGGCTGGCCGCGTGCCCGGCGGTCACGGACCGGCGGGCCGACCGGTGAACGGCGCCGCGCGCGGTCCGGCGGACGGGCACGCGCTCAGCCCTCTCGGCGGCTCACCGCCACCGGAGGGGGCCGCGAACGGCCCGGGGAGCGGGGCGGGGAGCGGGGCGCTGGGCAGCCCACTGAGCGGTGCGGGGAGGGGGTCGGGGAGCAGCCCGGCGAACGGCCCGGGGGGCAGCCCGCTGAGCAGTGCGGGGAGCAGCCCGCTGGGCAGCCCGGGGAGAGGGTCGGGGAGCAGCCCGGCGACCCGCCAGGCGAGCAGCCCGCTGAGCAGCCCAGGGAGGGAGTCGGGGAGCAGCCCAGGGAGCGGCCCGCTGAGCAACCCGGGGAGCAGCCCGGCGAGCAGCCTGGGGAGGGGGTCGGGGAGCGGCTCGCTGGGCAGCCCGGGGAGCAGCCCGGCGAACGGCCAGACGAACGGCCCGCTGAGCAACCCGGCGAGCAGCCCGGGGAGGGGGTCGGGGAGGGGGTCGGGGAGCGGCTCGCTGGGCAGCCCGGGGAGCAGCCCGGCGAACGGCCAGACGAACGGCCCACTGAGCAACCCGGCGAGCAGCCCGGGGAGGGGGTCGGGGAGCGGCCCGCTGAGCAACCCGGGGAGCAGCCCGGCGAACGGCCAGACGAACGGCCCACTGAGCAGGCCGCTCAGCGGCCCGGGGAGCAGCCCGGCGAACGGCCAGACGAACGGCCCGCTGAGCAACCCGGCGAGCAGCCCGGGGAGGGGGTCGGGGAGCGGCTCGCTGGGCAGCCCGGGGAGCAGCCCGGCGAACGGCCAGACGAACGGCCCACTGAGCAACCCGGCGAGCAGCCCGGGGAGGGGGTCGGGGAGCGGCCCGCTGAGCAACCCGGGGAGCAGCCCGGCGAACGGCCAGACGAACGGCCCGCTGAGCAGGCCGCTGAGCGGCCCGGGGAGCAGCCCGGCGAACGGCCGGACGAAGGGCCCGGTGAGCAGCCCAACGAACGGTCAGGCGAGCAGCCCGCTGAGCAACCCGGGGAGCAGCCCGGCGAGCAGCCCGGGGAGCGGGGCGTCGAGCGGCGCCCCCGGCCGGGTCTCCGGGCGCACGGTACGGAGCCCGGCGCCGTGGCCCGCCGGCCCCGCCCGTCCTGGTCCTGGCCCCCGGCCCGGCCCCGGGCCCGCTCCCGCCTGGGCGGCCTCCGACCCCTACGCCGCCGCCCTGAGCGCCGGGCGCGGTCCGCTGTTCCTGCGCCGTGCCGACGGGTGGCTGCTGCCGCTGGAGGTGGAGCGCTGGTGCGCACGCGCGGACGCGGTCGACCGGGAGGTGCTGGACCGGTGCGAGGGTGCCGTGCTCGACGTGGGGTGCGGGCCCGGACGGCTGGTGGCCGAACTCGCCGCCCGGGGCCGGACCGTCCTCGGCATCGACGTCAGCGAGGCCGCCGTCGCCCGCACCCTGCGGATCGGCGGCCAGTCACTGCGGCGCTCCGTCTTCGAGGCGCTGCCCGGCGAGGGGCGCTGGGACACCGTCCTCCTCATGGACGGCAACGTCGGCATCGGCGGCGACCCCCGCGCCCTGCTGGTCCGCGTCGCCGCCCTGCTCGCGCCCGGCGGTCTGCTGATCGCCGAGACGGCCCCGGTGGACGTCGACGAACGCGCCGACGTGCAGGTCGTCGACGTCACCGACGCCCACGCGGCCGGCGGTTCCTTCCCCTGGGCCCGCGTCGGCACGCCCGCCCTGCTCCGCCACGCGGTCGCCGCCGGCTGGCGGGCCACCGCTCAGTGGGCCTCGGGCGACCGCCGCTTCGTCGCCCTGCGCAGCGGCCGCCGCCGCCGCGGCGCCCGCAACGCCCGCAGCGCCAACAGCAGCGCCGAGCCGCCGAAGAGCGCACCGGTGATCAGCAGCCAGCGGGTGAGGAACCCGTCCGCCGACAGCCCGGCGACCGACCGGTAACGGGCGTCCACCCGGCCGCTGATGAGCGGGAACCACACCAACAGGAGCAGCCCGGAGAAGGCGGCCGGGATCCGCACGTACAGGGTCCACGTACGGCGCCCGGCCGCCTCCAGCCCTCGTACGACGGCCCGGTCGGCCACCGCGTACACGGGCAGCAGCACCAGGTCGTGCAGCAGCGCCGCCCCCACGAACCACAGGGCCACGCCGAGCCAGTCGCCGGCGAGCAGCCGCACACCCGCGTAGCCCGCGAGCGCGAAGGAGCACGCGAGGAGGAGCAGTTGGAAGGGGCTGCCGAGTACGGTCCGCAGCCCGCCGGCGCCTGAGCCGCGCACACGGTTCATCACAGGTCTCCGAACGTCATCCGGGCCACCCACTTGGTGTTCAGCACGCCGGGCGCGGCGGGCACGATGATCCGCGCCGGATAGCCGTGATCCTGGCTCAGCGCCGCGCCGTTGACGTACAGCGCGAGCAGGGAGCGCGGGTCGGCCACCTGGTTGGCCCGCAGGGCCCCGTGCCGGAACGCGCCACGCCGCTGGAGGGACTCCACGAACACGTCCGGCGGGTCGCCGTCGAAGCCCACGAGCGCGGCCAGGTCCCGCAGGCGCACCCCGCGCCACCGCTGGTCGGACGTCGACCAGCCCTCGACGCAGGCGATGGGCAGCGCGGCGCCGTACAGCGGCAGTCGAAGCAGGTCGGCGCGGCCGAGGCGGACGGTGCCGGTGCGCCCCGTGACGACGAGCCGCCACGCGTCCTCGCCGGTCTCGGCCGCGTCGATGCCCGCGTACGCGGCCGTCTTGTTGATCTGGAAGCCGTTCGGACCGGTGCCCGGCTCGGGACCGCCGTGCGGCGCGAGCAGGGCCGTCGCGCGCAGGGGCCCGTCGAAGTTGCGCCCGGCGCTGGTGCCCAGAAGCAGCAGCGAGCCGCCGCCGACCGTCCACAGGGCGCCGCGCCTCGACACGGTGGGCGCCCCGGGCCGCGGCGACACCAGGCCGTCGCCCTCCGCGTCCCCCTCGGCCCCTCCCCGCGCGTCCCCCTCGGCCCCTCCCCGCGCGTCCTCTTCCGCTCCTCCCCGCGCGTCCTCCGTTCCCGCCCGCATCCGCCGTACGTTGCGCACCGCCGCCGGCGCCTTGAGCACGGCGTGCGCGACGAACGCCGCGAAGAAGACCCAGGCACCGTAGAAGTGCAACGGGTAGAAGGAACCGGGGAAGAGGTAGTCCAACTGGACGTTGAGCACCCCGGTCACGAACTCGAACAGGGCGCCCCCGACCAGCAGCAGCAGCGAGATCCGCTCCAGCGCGTGGGCGAGCGAGCGGGCCGGCGGCAGCGTGAACAGCCTCGGCACGACCGACCACAGCTTGGCCAGCAGTACCGGGATCAGGACGAGCCCGAGCGTGACGTGAACGCCCTGCGTGAGGCGGTACAGCCAGGGCGGGTCGGTCGGCCAGGCGAAGAGGTAGAAGCCGAGGAGCCCCTTGCCCGGAGTCTGGTCGTTGACCGGGGAGAGGTTCGGGTTGTAGGCCGCGTACGAGAGCAGGCCGGTCAGGAACAGCACGGTGATGCCGGCGAGCAGGACGAGGCCGAGCACCGACGTGAACCGGGGGCCGCGCAGCGGACTGCGCCAGAATCCCGGCGAGGAGGGAAACCTTGGGTCGTGGTCGCGCATGTACCGACGGTAGGCCGGGACCGGCCCGGGAAAGGGGCCGCGACCCATGACGAAACGCTGACGTCCGCCGCGCGCACCACCCGGTGAGCCGCCTCCCGGCCTACGGTGCCGAGGTGACCCATCCCCGCCCCGTCCCCCCGTCCCGCCCGGCCCGGCAGCCGTCCCACCCGGCCCGCCGCGACCTGTACGCCGCCGCGGCAGCCGTGCTGCTCGTGACGGCCGCCGTACTGATCGGCCGCCACATCCAGGCCACCGACCGCACCCTGTTCGTCGGCTGGCCCCCGCTGGTGGGCCGCTGGGACCCGCACGTCGGCCCCGGCACCCCCGCGGCCGTCCTGGTGGCGGTGGCAGCGGTGGCGTACGGCCCGGCCGTCGCCGCCCGCCTGCCGTGGCGCGCCCTGCTCGCCGCGGCCTGGGGTACGGCGATGGCCTGGATCTTCTCCCTCGCCCTGATCGACGGCTGGCACCGGGGCATCGCGGTCCGGCTCACCACCCGCTTCGAGTACCTCCAGGTCATCGACCGCTGGCACGACATCCCGGCGACCCTGCGCGACTTCACGGCGCACATCCTGATCGACTCCCCCGACAACTGGCCCGCCCACGTCGCCGGTCACCCGCCGGCGGCCACGCTCACCTTCGTGCTGCTCGACCGCGTCGGGCTGCGGGGCGGGGGCTGGGCCGGGGTCTGGTGCGTCACCGTGGGCGCGACGGCGTGCGTGGCGGTGCTGGTGGCGGTGCGGGCGCTGGCCGGTGAGCGGCTCGCCCGGCGGTCGGCGCCCTTCCTGGTCCTGGCGCCGGCCGCGGTGTGGCTGGGCACGTCGGCCGACGCGTACTTCGCGGCGGTCGCCGCGTGGGCCGTGGCTCTGCTCGCCCTGGCGGTCACCGGCCGCTCGCTGTGGTGGGCGGCGGGCTCGGGACTGCTCTTCGGCCTGACCTGCTATCTCTCGTACGGGCTCACGCTCTTCGCGGTGACCGGGGCGGCGGTGCTCCTGCTGGGCCGGCGCCGGGTGCGGGAGCGTCCCGTGCTGCTCGTTCCGCTGCTGGCCGGTCTCGCGGTCGTGCCGGTGGCGTTCACCGCGGCCGGGTTCGACTGGTGGGAGGCGTACCACCTGCTGGTGACGCGGTACTACCAGGGCGCGGGCGGGGTCCGCCCGTACGGCTACTGGGTGTGGGCGAACCTCGCCTGCACGGTGCTCATCACCGGTCTGGCGACGGCGGCGGGCCTGCGGCGGGCCGGGGGCGTGCTGATCGGGCGGCGCGGCGGGGCCGTGACCGGCGAGGAGTTCCGGCTGGCGCTGCTCGTGGCCGCCGGGCTGCTCGCCCTGCTGGTCGCCGATCTGTCCGGGATGAGCAAGGCGGAGACGGAACGCATCTGGCTGCCCTTGGTCCTGTGGCTGCTCCCGGCCTGCGCGTTCCTGGGCCGCCCGCGCGCGTGGCTCGCGGCGCAGGCCCTGACGGCCCTGCTCCTCAACCACCTGCTGGCGACCGGCTGGTGAACGCGGGGGCCCGCCGACACGCATGAGGGCCCGGGCACACACATGAAGGCCCGTGCCCTCATGCAGGAAGGCACGGGCACACGCATGAGGGCCCGCACCTCGCGGTGCGGGCCCTCATGTGTGGTTCGCGCGCGTTACGCGGGAACGATGTTCTCCGCCTGCGGGCCCTTCTGGCCCTGCGTGACGTCGAAGTTCACCCGCTGGCCTTCCTGGAGCTCGCGGAAGCCCTGGGTGGCGATGTTCGAGTAGTGGGCGAAGACGTCGGCGCCGCCGCCGTCCTGCGCGATGAAACCGAAGCCCTTTTCGGCGTTGAACCACTTCACGGTACCGGAAGCCATGTCTTTTACTCCTAGGCAGTGCTGGAGGCCCGCACTGTGCGGACCTTCACCTCGCTGCGATGATCACCTGCCCGGAAAACCGGTAACACAAATGGCAACCACAACTGCAACTGATGTCCAGCCTAGCACGAAATGAATCGGCGACTCGGGAAATGAATCGCACGGAATGACGGCTCGGATTCACCACCGGATAACTTTTCCCGGCGTTCAGCGAATATCTGTTTCGCCGGGGTCAGGTTTTCACTTGCCGCGCCGTTCTCCGTTCCCGCCGGGGGGCACGACCTCGCGGCGGAGTTCCTCGTTCATCCGCAGCGCCGTCTCCAGGTCGTCCTCCAGGCGGACGATACGGCAGGCGGCCTCGATGGGCGTTCCCTGGTCGACCAGCTCGCGGGCGCGGGCGGCGCGGCGCAGTTGCCGGCGCGAGTAGCGGCGGTGCCCGCCTTCCGAACGCGTCGGGCTGATCAGCCCGGCCTCACCGAGGGCACGGAGGAAACCGGGCGTGGCACCGATCAGCTCCGCCGCCCTGCCCATCGTGTACGCCGGGTACCGATCGTCGTCGAGCCGGTCGGCGGCCTGCGGCCGACCTGCGGCGTTCAGCCTGCTCTCCGAGGGCATGCATACCTTCCCGCGGACCGCCGGGGGACACGATCCGCCGCGGGGAATCCGGTTCCCCCACGACCTGAACTCTAGTCGCGCCCGTCGGATACCTGTCGCGGCGAACACATATCCGCGAGGTTCCGGCGACGGTACGGGGGCAGTCGACGCGTGTCAGCGATGCGGCCGTGTTCCCGTCCGGGGACGATCGGGTCATCGACCACTGGTGGGCGTGACTGGAGGGGCTACGTGGCGAACGGTGTGGAGCCCGGCGCGGGGGACGCGGGACGGCGGTGGGCCGCGGAACCGGACTTCTGGCACCGGGTCGCCGAGCAACTCGGCACCGCCCTGACCGTGATCGACGCGGCCGGGCGGATCGTCGCGGCCAACCCGGCCGCCGAGCTGCTGCTGGACCGTCCGGCGGCGGCGATGCGCGGTGCGGACGTCCACGACCTGCTCCACCGGGGCCCGGACGGCGGCAGGATTCCGCGGGACCAGTGCCCGCTTCTCCAGGCGCTGGCCCGGGGGACCGCCGTCCGCGGCGACGGCGACTACTACCTGCGGGGGGACGGCGCTCTGACCGCGGTGTCCTGGTCCGCGTCCCCGCTGACGGACGACGGGTCCCAAAGAGGCATCGCCCTGCTGCTCACCGACATCGCCACGGACACCGCCGCCGACCGCGGGGCGCGCCGGGAACGCACCGCCTACACCAGTGCCCTGGAGGACCTCACCGAGCGGCTGACGCTGGTCGCGGAGATCACGGACGTACTCGGGCAGACGCTGGAGACCGACGAGGCCCTGGCCCGGCTGGGCCGCCTTCTGGTGCCCCGCCTGGCGGACTGGGCGGCGGTGGACCTCCTCACCGGCTCCGGGCAGGTCCACCGGGTGGCGGTGACCGGGCCGGCGGGCCGGGACACGGCGCGGGGTGACTGGCGCGGCCCGCTGCCGAAGACCGGGCGCGCGGCCCTGTCACCGCTGGCGCGCGTGCTGAACGGGGGTGAGCCCGTGCTGCAGAAGCAGGACCAGCGACACGAGAAGGAGAAGGAGAAGGAGGACAAGGAGCAAAAGCAGCATCGGGAGCAGGACGAGAACGGCGTCGGGGGCGGGGCGTCCCTGGACGCCGTGCACGGCGACTTCCTGCGGACCGTGGGCGCGACCTCCGTCCTCACGGTGCCGATGGGCGCCCACCGGCAGGTCACCGGCGCCCTGACGCTGGTGCGCACCAGTCCGGCACATCCCTTCGACGCGGGCGACCTGGAGGTGGTGGGCGACATCGGGCGCCGGGTGGGCCTGGTCATCGACAACGCGCGCCGGTACGGCCGCCAGCGCGCCGTCGCCGAGGCCATGCAGCGCAACCTGCTCGCCCCGCTGCCCCGGTTGGGCCCACTGCGGCTGGCCGCCCGCTACCAGCCCGCCCCGGCCGGCTCCCAGGTCGGCGGGGACTGGTACGACGCGTTCGGGCTGCGGGACGGCGCGCTCGCCCTGGTCATCGGTGACGTGGTGGGGCACGACCTGACGGCCGCCGCGGGCATGGCC
Coding sequences within it:
- a CDS encoding molybdopterin-dependent oxidoreductase is translated as MRDHDPRFPSSPGFWRSPLRGPRFTSVLGLVLLAGITVLFLTGLLSYAAYNPNLSPVNDQTPGKGLLGFYLFAWPTDPPWLYRLTQGVHVTLGLVLIPVLLAKLWSVVPRLFTLPPARSLAHALERISLLLLVGGALFEFVTGVLNVQLDYLFPGSFYPLHFYGAWVFFAAFVAHAVLKAPAAVRNVRRMRAGTEDARGGAEEDARGGAEGDARGGAEGDAEGDGLVSPRPGAPTVSRRGALWTVGGGSLLLLGTSAGRNFDGPLRATALLAPHGGPEPGTGPNGFQINKTAAYAGIDAAETGEDAWRLVVTGRTGTVRLGRADLLRLPLYGAALPIACVEGWSTSDQRWRGVRLRDLAALVGFDGDPPDVFVESLQRRGAFRHGALRANQVADPRSLLALYVNGAALSQDHGYPARIIVPAAPGVLNTKWVARMTFGDL
- a CDS encoding SpoIIE family protein phosphatase, which encodes MANGVEPGAGDAGRRWAAEPDFWHRVAEQLGTALTVIDAAGRIVAANPAAELLLDRPAAAMRGADVHDLLHRGPDGGRIPRDQCPLLQALARGTAVRGDGDYYLRGDGALTAVSWSASPLTDDGSQRGIALLLTDIATDTAADRGARRERTAYTSALEDLTERLTLVAEITDVLGQTLETDEALARLGRLLVPRLADWAAVDLLTGSGQVHRVAVTGPAGRDTARGDWRGPLPKTGRAALSPLARVLNGGEPVLQKQDQRHEKEKEKEDKEQKQHREQDENGVGGGASLDAVHGDFLRTVGATSVLTVPMGAHRQVTGALTLVRTSPAHPFDAGDLEVVGDIGRRVGLVIDNARRYGRQRAVAEAMQRNLLAPLPRLGPLRLAARYQPAPAGSQVGGDWYDAFGLRDGALALVIGDVVGHDLTAAAGMAQLHGVLRSLAWDRTEPPGAVIDRLDDAMQAVTTVSMATLVLARVEGPRTGPWTLRWTSAGHPPPLLLTPDGGARYLEAGQGLLLGARLGSGGHRPDATVALPPGSTLLLYTDGLVEVPGSDLDTGLGRLRRNALALVHEPLDTLCDEVLARRPPGSTDDIALLALRLPAP
- a CDS encoding TIGR04282 family arsenosugar biosynthesis glycosyltransferase encodes the protein MSTTTLLVIAKEPRPGRVKTRLTPPFTRVEAAELAEAALADTLRAVAATPARRRVLVLDGAPGPWLPPGFDVVPQCAGGLDERLADAFAGCPGPALLIGMDTPQVTPELLTVDFADCDACFGPAEDGGFWALGLVRPDPALVRGVPMSTPVTGAAQRARLLAAGLRVRDLPRLRDVDTAADASAVAALAPQGRFATRLAACPAVTDRRADR
- a CDS encoding MerR family transcriptional regulator, with protein sequence MPSESRLNAAGRPQAADRLDDDRYPAYTMGRAAELIGATPGFLRALGEAGLISPTRSEGGHRRYSRRQLRRAARARELVDQGTPIEAACRIVRLEDDLETALRMNEELRREVVPPGGNGERRGK
- a CDS encoding cold-shock protein, with the protein product MASGTVKWFNAEKGFGFIAQDGGGADVFAHYSNIATQGFRELQEGQRVNFDVTQGQKGPQAENIVPA